One Malus domestica chromosome 11, GDT2T_hap1 genomic region harbors:
- the LOC139189362 gene encoding putative disease resistance RPP13-like protein 1 has protein sequence MAGALIGEAFLSASIQVLCDRIASTEFGDLFLQKKLDEPLLEKLKVTLPALCAVLNDAEEKQISNLAMRKWLDGLKHAVLDAEDLLDEIDTEALRCKVEGEGQTDKLTDKVWNFFSTSPTHFYQRMNVEIQGLLQRLDGFVQQKVALGLTGDVARKGSQRTPTTSLIHEPCVYGRDGDKENLSKVLFSDDASEDDVSIITIVGMGGVGKTTLARALYNDDKVKEHFALRSWACVSEDYDAIRVTKTLLESLTSKPSKMTDLNSLQVELREQLRGKKFLFVLDDLWSEKYSDWRCLQTPFTSGARGSKVIVTTRSENVASLMKNVPIQHLKPLSHEDCWMLLAKHAFGHENHNAYPTLEEIGKKIASKCNGLPLAAETLRGLLRCQRDFKEWNKLLNSRLWELPYDKSDILPALRLSYHYLPAQLKRCFVYCSLFPKDYLFKNEDVVLLWMAEGLIPHDFNGQRMEETARSYFNELVSRSLLQKSREHGFTMHDLLNDLGQFMSRGFFLRLEEKESQEVKRLRHLSYARGEIDPAKKFEPLNGAKCLRTFLPTSFEAYGTIYISQKFQQDLLPSLKRLRVLSLSYYENVVEVPDSVGNFIHLRYLDLSHTAIVSLPGAVCTLYNLQTLLLSYCYALIELPADMRRLINLRTLTLAGCSSLTKLPVDMRELSSLQYLDVSKTNIQGMPVAIGRLKSLRTLTAFVVGKSTGSSIGELRELQHLQGRLHISNLYNVVQVVDALEANLKDKKELKDLELEWGKEDADDSQKERDVLDKLQPCVNLEKLTIRFYGGTSFPNWLGSSNSFYNIRFMWISDCKYCLSLPSFGQLPTLKELRVERMKFVRTVGVEFYGDLNGASVIQPFRSLKTLEFKEMPEWEDWLPSPSGGRCSDFPCLEVLRISYCKKLRGYLPNHLPCLKTLSVSRCGYLHLHDEWASINMDYLQNSLEIDIDGCPGLLPLIERVEKKLSTLGISNSDAKFWSLPKMKYLRRLTFSFCPTVGSLEFLSHEMMAELTSLEDLKIYDSFHSVGSFPLGVFPKLSTLLIHGCENLESFSIEGVDQNLSHLIQLEINDCPNMASFPDEGLPTPNLRELKVWMCKNLKSFPEQIRTLTALERLELFDLPNLVSFAQGGLPPNLRYFTIDCDKVKPSVEWGLQGLASLQEFTIAGEISAPLLKEQLLPTSLHRLTIHNCRSLEFLPAEGLQHLTSLQYLTITFCPSLALPAEGLLHLTSLQKLRIRRCPKLQFLPENRLPPSLSYLVISSCSTLEKRYEDKTGEDWAKISHIPCIRINDEVIISV, from the coding sequence ATGGCTGGCGCTTTGATTGGAGAGGCTTTTCTCTCCGCTTCTATCCAGGTGCTGTGTGACCGAATTGCTTCAACCGAGTTTGGTGACTTGTTCCTGCAGAAGAAGCTGGACGAACCCCTCCTCGAGAAACTGAAGGTGACGCTGCCCGCCCTTTGTGCAGTCCTCAATGATGCAGAAGAGAAGCAAATTTCAAACCTTGCTATGAGAAAATGGCTTGACGGGCTCAAGCATGCTGTCTTGGACGCGGAGGACTTGCTGGATGAGATCGACACTGAAGCTTTGCGATGCAAGGTGGAAGGTGAAGGTCAAACCGACAAATTAACCGACAAGGTGTGGAACTTCTTCTCTACTTCTCCTACTCATTTTTATCAACGCATGAATGTTGAGATACAAGGGTTATTACAAAGGCTGGATGGCTTTGTGCAACAGAAGGTTGCCCTTGGTCTGACGGGAGATGTTGCGAGGAAGGGTTCACAAAGAACTCCAACAACTTCCTTGATTCATGAACCTTGTGTATATGGAAGAGACGGAGATAAAGAAAATTTATCAAAAGTCTTGTTCTCTGATGATGCAAGCGAGGATGATGTATCTATCATCACCATTGTTGGTATGGGCGGGGTTGGCAAGACGACCCTTGCTCGAGCCCTTTACAATGATGATAAGGTGAAAGAGCACTTTGCCCTTAGATCTTGGGCTTGTGTTTCAGAAGATTATGATGCTATTAGGGTGACTAAAACTCTTCTCGAGTCGCTGACTTCAAAGCCTTCTAAGATGACAGATTTGAATTCGCTTCAAGTTGAACTTAGGGAACAATTGAGGGGAAAGAAATTCTTATTTGTATTGGATGACCTTTGGAGTGAGAAATATTCTGATTGGAGGTGCCTACAAACTCCTTTTACTTCCGGGGCAAGGGGAAGTAAAGTCATCGTGACAACACGAAGCGAAAATGTCGCATCTCTCATGAAAAATGTGCCCATTCAACACTTGAAACCTTTATCGCATGAAGATTGTTGGATGTTACTTGCAAAACATGCATTTGGACATGAAAACCACAATGCATATCCAACTTTGGAGGAAATTGGCAAGAAAATTGCAAGCAAGTGCAATGGTTTGCCTTTAGCAGCAGAGACACTCAGGGGTCTATTACGTTGCCAGAGAGACTTCAAGGAAtggaataaattattaaatagtAGGCTTTGGGAGCTACCTTATGATAAAAGTGATATCCTTCCAGCCCTACGGTTGAGCTATCATTATCTCCCTGCTCAGTTGAAACGATGCTTTGTGTATTGTTCACTATTTCCAAAAGACTATTTGTTCAAGAATGAAGATGTAGTTCTACTTTGGATGGCAGAAGGTTTAATTCCACATGATTTTAACGGGCAAAGAATGGAAGAGACGGCTAGAAGTTACTTCAATGAGCTAGTATCACGATCACTACTTCAAAAATCAAGGGAGCATGGTTTCACAATGCATGATCTTCTTAACGACTTGGGTCAGTTCATGTCTAGGGGATTTTTTCTCAGGTTGGAAGAGAAGGAATCACAAGAAGTTAAAAGACTTCGTCATTTGTCATATGCTAGGGGAGAAATTGATCCTGCTAAAAAATTTGAGCCCTTAAATGGGGCCAAGTGTCTGCGGACCTTCCTACCTACGTCTTTTGAAGCATATGGGACGATCTACATAAGTCAAAAGTTTCAACAAGATTTGTTGCCATCCCTGAAACGTTTACGGGTTTTATCATTGTCCTATTATGAAAATGTTGTTGAAGTACCTGATTCTGTGGGCAATTTCATTCACCTGCGCTACTTGGATCTCTCCCATACAGCAATTGTAAGCTTACCTGGTGCAGTTTGCACTCTCTACAATTTGCAGACGTTACTGCTGTCATATTGTTATGCTCTCATTGAACTGCCAGCAGACATGAGAAGATTGATAAATTTACGGACATTAACATTGGCAGGTTGCAGCTCCCTTACTAAATTACCTGTGGATATGAGGGAATTGAGTAGTTTGCAATACCTCGATGTCAGTAAAACAAACATACAAGGGATGCCAGTGGCAATTGGAAGACTAAAAAGTTTGAGAACATTAACTGCTTTCGTTGTGGGGAAATCTACCGGGTCTAGCATTGGAGAATTAAGGGAGTTACAGCATCTTCAAGGAAGACTTCATATTTCAAATCTGTACAATGTAGTTCAAGTTGTGGATGCATTGGAAGCCAACTTGAAGGATAAGAAAGAACTCAAGGACTTAGAGTTGGAATGGGGTAAGGAGGACGCCGATGATTCCCAAAAGGAGAGAGATGTGCTTGACAAGCTCCAACCTTGCGTAAATTTGGAGAAACTGACTATCAGATTCTATGGAGGAACCAGCTTCCCAAACTGGTTAGGAAGCTCTAATTCCTTCTATAACATACGGTTCATGTGGATCAGTGATTGTAAGTATTGTTTGTCCTTGCCAAGTTTTGGGCAGCTGCCCACTCTTAAAGAGCTACGTGTCGAAAGAATGAAATTTGTTAGGACGGTTGGTGTTGAATTCTATGGTGATCTTAATGGAGCTTCTGTAATTCAGCCCTTTCGGTCTCTGAAGACGCTAGAGTTTAAGGAGATGCCAGAGTGGGAGGATTGGTTACCGAGTCCAAGTGGAGGTCGAtgttcagattttccttgtctCGAGGTGCTGAGAATAAGTTACTGTAAGAAGCTGAGAGGATACTTGCCCAATCATCTTCCATGCTTGAAAACACTTAGCGTGTCTAGGTGTGGATATCTACATCTGCATGATGAATGGGCCAGTATTAACATGGACTACTTACAGAATTCATTGGAAATAGATATTGATGGATGCCCAGGTCTGTTACCATTAATAGAGAGAGTAGAGAAGAAGTTGTCTACACTTGGAATTTCCAATTCTGATGCAAAATTTTGGAGCCTGCCAAAAATGAAATATCTTCGAAGATTGACTTTCAGCTTTTGCCCAACTGTGGGGTCATTAGAGTTCTTATCTCATGAGATGATGGCCGAATTGACATCCCTTGAGGATTTGAAGATATACGATAGTTTTCATTCAGTGGGGTCCTTCCCGTTGGGCGTTTTCCCCAAACTTTCAACTCTTTTGATCCATGGCTGTGAGAATCTGGAATCCTTTTCTATTGAAGGAGTTGATCAGAACCTAAGCCATCTCATTCAGCTAGAAATCAACGACTGTCCAAATATGGCGTCTTTCCCGGACGAAGGATTGCCTACTCCCAACTTGAGAGAATTGAAGGTCTGGATGTGCAAGAATTTGAAGTCGTTCCCCGAACAAATTCGCACCCTCACCGCCCTAGAACGATTGGAATTATTCGATCTTCCAAATCTTGTATCATTTGCCCAAGGGGGTTTGCCTCCCAACCTGCGATATTTTACAATAGATTGCGACAAAGTGAAGCCTTCAGTGGAGTGGGGATTACAAGGACTTGCCTCCCTTCAAGAATTTACAATTGCTGGCGAGATCTCGGCACCGTTGCTCAAGGAACAGCTGCTCCCTACTTCTCTTCACCGGCTAACTATACATAATTGCCGAAGTCTGGAATTCCTGCCAGCAGAGGGACTTCAACACCTCACTTCTCTTCAATATCTAACTATTACTTTTTGCCCAAGTCTGGCCCTTCCAGCAGAGGGACTTCTACACCTCACCTCTCTTCAAAAGCTACGAATTCGTAGGTGTCCAAAACTCCAATTCCTGCCAGAAAACCGTTTGCCGCCCTCTCTTTCTTACCTGGTGATCTCCTCTTGTTCCACCCTGGAGAAGAGGTACGAGGATAAGACGGGAGAAGATTGGGCCAAGATATCTCACATTCCTTGCATACGGATAAACGACGAAGTCATCATATCCGTATGA